The Corylus avellana chromosome ca8, CavTom2PMs-1.0 genome has a segment encoding these proteins:
- the LOC132189115 gene encoding hydroxyproline O-galactosyltransferase GALT3-like yields the protein MKSARPDRRSFILSSFFFILFLCVLASINEVRFDSLLKFGQCALSNTPSSNNSSPSANSSLDDIRILIGILTLPDQYNRRHFLRLIYGTQTPAGARVDVKFVFCNLTKEDQKVLVALEIMRYDDIIILDCKENMNKGKTYTYFSSLPEMLRDTDENSTTPYPPYHYVMKTDDDSYFRLNNLVDSLRELPREDLYYGYVIPCPSMDPFVHYMSGMGYLISWDLVEWIRESEIPKNHLEGPEDKTFGDWIREGHRGKNRFNAKWSMYNYPEPATGCTHELWPDTIAVHLLKNQEKWIRTLKYFNVTDNLKPSKLYHIP from the exons ATGAAGAGCGCAAGGCCGGACCGGCGAAGCTTTAtactttcttccttcttcttcatcttgttCCTCTGCGTCTTAGCTTCCATCAATGAAGTCCGATTCGATAGCCTGCTCAAGTTTGGCCAGTGTGCACTATCCAACACGCCTTCATCAAATAATTCCTCGCCCTCCGCTAATTCTTCCCTGGACGACATCCGGATACTCATCGGCATCCTCACGCTCCCGGACCAGTACAACCGCCGCCACTTTCTCCGCCTCATTTACGGCACCCAGACCCCAGCGGGCGCCAGAGTCGACGTGAAGTTCGTCTTCTGCAACCTAACAAAAGAAGACCAAAAG gtACTCGTCGCGTTAGAGATAATGCGTTACGACGATATCATAATCCTTGACTGCAAAGAGAACATGAACAAGGGCAAGACTTACACATACTTTTCAAGCTTGCCAGAAATGCTGAGAGACACAGATGAAAATAGCACTACTCCTTACCCTCCATACCATTATGTGATGAAAACGGACGATGATTCTTATTTTAGGCTGAATAATTTAGTGGATTCTTTGAGGGAattacctagagaagatttgtaCTATGGCTATGTAATCCCATGCCCTAGCATGGATCCTTTTGTGCATTATATGTCAGGAATGGGGTATTTGATTTCATGGGATTTGGTGGAGTGGATAAGGGAATCTGAAATTCCCAAAAACCACTTGGAAGGGCCTGAGGATAAGACTTTTGGGGATTGGATCCGGGAAGGGCATCGTGGGAAGAACAGGTTCAACGCCAAGTGGTCGATGTACAATTATCCGGAGCCGGCGACGGGGTGCACGCATGAGCTGTGGCCGGACACGATTGCGGTTCATTTGTTGAAGAACCAGGAGAAGTGGATTCGGACGTTGAAGTATTTCAATGTGACTGATAATTTGAAACCATCGAAATTGTATCATATACCTTGA
- the LOC132189114 gene encoding hydroxyproline O-galactosyltransferase GALT3-like — translation MKSARPDRRSFILSSFFFILFLCVLASINEVRFDSLLKFGQCALSNTPSSNNSSPSANSSLDDIRILIGILTLPDQYNRRHFLRLIYGTQTPAGARVDVKFVFCNLTKEDQKVLVALEIMRYDDIIILDCKENMNKGKTYTYFSSLPEMLRDTDENSTTPYPPYHYVMKTDDDSYFRLNNLVDSLRELPREDLYYGYVIPCPSMDPFVHYMSGMGYLISWDLVEWIRESEIPKNHLEGPEDKTFGDWIREGHRGKNRFNAKWSMYNFPEPATGCTHELWPDTIAVHLLKNQEKWIRTLKYFNVTDNLKPSKLYHIP, via the exons ATGAAGAGCGCAAGGCCGGACCGGCGAAGCTTTAtactttcttccttcttcttcatcttgttCCTCTGCGTCTTAGCTTCCATCAATGAAGTCCGATTCGATAGCCTGCTCAAGTTTGGCCAGTGTGCACTATCCAACACGCCTTCATCAAATAATTCCTCGCCCTCCGCTAATTCTTCCCTGGACGACATCCGGATACTCATCGGCATCCTCACGCTCCCGGACCAGTACAACCGCCGCCACTTCCTCCGCCTCATTTACGGCACCCAGACCCCAGCGGGCGCCAGAGTCGACGTGAAGTTCGTCTTCTGCAACCTAACAAAAGAAGACCAAAAG gtACTCGTCGCGTTAGAGATAATGCGTTACGACGATATCATAATCCTTGACTGCAAAGAGAACATGAACAAGGGCAAGACTTACACATACTTTTCAAGCTTGCCAGAAATGCTGAGAGACACAGATGAAAATAGCACTACTCCTTACCCTCCATACCATTATGTGATGAAAACGGACGATGATTCTTATTTTAGGCTGAATAATTTAGTGGATTCTTTGAGGGAattacctagagaagatttgtaCTATGGCTATGTAATCCCATGCCCTAGCATGGATCCTTTTGTGCATTATATGTCAGGAATGGGGTATTTGATTTCATGGGATTTGGTGGAGTGGATAAGGGAATCTGAAATTCCCAAAAACCACTTGGAAGGGCCTGAGGATAAGACTTTTGGGGATTGGATCCGGGAAGGGCATCGTGGGAAGAACAGGTTCAACGCCAAGTGGTCGATGTACAATTTTCCGGAGCCGGCGACGGGGTGCACGCATGAGCTGTGGCCGGACACGATTGCGGTTCATTTGTTGAAGAACCAGGAGAAGTGGATTCGGACGTTGAAGTATTTCAATGTGACTGATAATTTGAAACCATCGAAATTGTATCATATACCTTGA